A window of Paenibacillus sp. 19GGS1-52 contains these coding sequences:
- a CDS encoding ACT domain-containing protein — MKERYYLVREDILPDAVLKTMQVKQLLEAGDAKTVHEGVEQVGLSRSAFYKYKDGIHLIHQLERERIVTISLDLEHESGMLSKVLGVVAIHGANVLTINQSIPLQGRANVVISVEISHLNEELGDLLDGLKEISGVKRALIVGQG, encoded by the coding sequence GTGAAAGAACGCTATTATTTGGTCCGAGAGGACATATTGCCTGATGCTGTGCTCAAGACAATGCAAGTGAAACAATTGCTTGAGGCCGGAGATGCGAAGACGGTACACGAAGGTGTAGAACAGGTGGGGTTAAGCCGCAGTGCTTTTTATAAATATAAGGATGGGATACATCTGATCCATCAGTTGGAACGGGAACGGATTGTTACGATCTCGCTAGATTTGGAGCATGAATCCGGTATGTTATCTAAAGTATTGGGAGTAGTCGCGATTCATGGTGCAAATGTGCTCACTATTAATCAGAGTATTCCGCTGCAAGGACGAGCGAATGTGGTGATCTCCGTGGAAATTTCACATTTGAATGAAGAGCTTGGGGATTTGCTCGACGGTCTGAAAGAGATTTCAGGAGTGAAGCGCGCCCTGATTGTAGGTCAGGGTTAA